A DNA window from Acidimicrobiales bacterium contains the following coding sequences:
- a CDS encoding serine hydrolase domain-containing protein: MTSSTTAFDATTQWCGSVNTRQLLIEVDDELVVEQYWQGADATSTQDCASIQKSATAVVLGQLVAEGIVDLGAPAADYLGSGWTRLEGEAEQAITVRHLITMSTGLDEYFDFDAPPGTHWYYNNNAYHRVRRLLELATGLDSNTLFTQRLFGPLQMTNSSFVPRPGSEDADGWPQSGLHTCARDLWRFGRAVLDRADLGCSDAFLDEMCSPSTTMNPSYGYLWWRLGGSSAVMPGNPPGRPVDPRHSFGRIEIDRPIAPEAPADTVAGFGMGDQRLYLIASANAVVVRLGLPHTEDPSGGSFDREFWSRCRPEIESYLP; this comes from the coding sequence ATGACTTCGTCGACCACAGCCTTCGACGCGACCACGCAGTGGTGTGGCTCGGTCAACACCCGCCAACTGCTTATCGAAGTCGACGACGAACTGGTCGTAGAGCAGTACTGGCAGGGCGCAGACGCGACATCCACCCAAGACTGCGCGTCGATACAGAAGTCGGCGACCGCTGTGGTTCTGGGACAACTGGTCGCCGAGGGCATCGTCGACCTGGGCGCACCTGCGGCCGATTACCTCGGATCGGGCTGGACACGCCTGGAGGGCGAGGCGGAACAAGCCATCACCGTTCGCCACCTGATCACCATGTCGACCGGTCTCGACGAGTACTTCGACTTCGATGCCCCGCCCGGCACCCACTGGTACTACAACAACAATGCCTACCACCGGGTCAGGCGACTGCTCGAGCTGGCGACCGGCCTCGACTCGAACACACTGTTCACCCAGCGGCTGTTCGGCCCCCTGCAGATGACCAACTCGTCGTTTGTGCCACGGCCGGGCAGCGAAGATGCCGACGGGTGGCCTCAGTCAGGTCTTCACACCTGCGCCCGCGATCTGTGGCGTTTCGGGCGTGCTGTTCTGGATCGCGCCGATCTGGGTTGCAGCGACGCGTTCTTGGACGAGATGTGCTCGCCTTCGACGACCATGAACCCTTCCTATGGCTACCTGTGGTGGAGGCTGGGCGGCTCCAGCGCTGTAATGCCGGGCAACCCGCCAGGGCGACCCGTCGATCCCAGGCACTCGTTCGGACGCATCGAGATCGATCGTCCGATCGCACCAGAGGCACCCGCCGACACCGTCGCCGGGTTCGGGATGGGCGACCAACGCCTGTACCTGATTGCGTCGGCCAACGCCGTGGTGGTGCGGCTGGGCCTACCGCACACCGAAGACCCTTCTGGTGGCTCGTTCGATCGCGAGTTCTGGTCGCGGTGCCGACCCGAGATCGAGTCGTACCTCCCCTAG